Proteins encoded within one genomic window of Hermetia illucens chromosome 2, iHerIll2.2.curated.20191125, whole genome shotgun sequence:
- the LOC119647491 gene encoding zinc finger protein 836-like, giving the protein MYMYVYSKPFSVNPLFRLKAMVMDLQNLCRICLQSAEIMSPLNELIIAEKVNLQIVEFLGDIAKINITFENGMPDQICYSCLKEIQEIYAFIKKCEISDIEVARFKDKQDDLRRLMTLEKYSVESDSCKDVSKIDGEVIDQHHIPNTPLNEASNDESHAKHPEKLILTADFCAETEKLPSAVIKTEGPIFKISSVATLNTELGKPIICCICSKTLSHKRALRKHMTTMHSTTDQSAECDICHKIYKSKKTLRGHKLAVHADEIIARSINTAVQCPVCSKIFENNTCLNAHMQSHSQLSCQYCSKRFRRELNLIIHLETCHSQTTSSEGIGEGLEEFLLGNP; this is encoded by the exons atgtatatgtacgtatatagcaAACCATTCTCTGTCAATCCATTGTTTCGTTTGAAAGCGAT GGTAATGGATCTCCAAAATTTATGTCGAATTTGTCTGCAATCCGCAGAAATTATGAGCCCTCTTAATGAACTTATAATAGCCGAAAAAGTAAACCTTCAAATAGTGGAATTCCTGGGAGATATTGCCAAAATTAAT ATAACGTTTGAAAACGGCATGCCAGACCAGATATGCTACAGCTGTCTAAAGGAAATTCAAGAAATATACGCTTTCATCAAGAAATGTGAAATATCGGATATTGAAGTTGCTCGATTCAAGGATAAACAGGACGATTTAAGAAGGCTAATGACACTCGAAAAATATTCAGTGGAGTCTGACTCATGTAAGGATGTTTCAAAAATTGATGGAGAAGTGATTGATCAGCATCATATTCCCAACACACCCCTCAATGAGGCTTCAAATGACGAAAGTCATGCAAAACATCCTGAAAAACTCATTCTTACAGCAGATTTTTGTGCAGAAACAGAAAAGTTACCCAGCGCTGTTATTAAGACGGAAGGACCTATTTTCAAAATCAGTTCCGTTGCAACTCTGAATACTGAATTAGGAAAACCCATAATCTGCTGCATCTGCTCAAAAACCTTATCCCACAAAAGGGCCTTAAGAAAACACATGACAACAATGCACAGTACAACTGATCAATCAGCTGAATGTGATATTTGCCACAAAATTTATAAGAGTAAAAAAACTCTCAGGGGCCACAAATTGGCTGTGCACGCGGACGAGATCATTGCGCGTTCGATTAATACCGCTGTACAGTGCCCAGTCTGCtccaaaattttcgaaaataacaCATGCTTGAATGCTCACATGCAATCACACAGCCAATTATCATGTCAATATTGCTCAAAAAGGTTTCGACGAGAGTTAAACCTAATCATTCATTTGGAAACATGTCACTCACAGACCACTTCGTCCGAGGGTATCGGAGAGGGCTTGGAGGAATTCCTGCTTGGAAACCCATAA